The Oecophyllibacter saccharovorans sequence TACCCTCTTCTTCCGCATGCAACATTGAAAATTCGGAATCCCGGGGCTTCGATAACAGGCTGGTTTATAGATATGCCCTGATTAATCCCTAAAAACGTATCTAAGCAACGATATGGGGAATTTCTGTCAATGGTATCTTTTAAGTTGACCGTAAGAGAGCCGGAGGTTACCTAACGTAAACAGGTAGCCAATATAGATACCTCCCTCTCTCACCCAAGCTTTCCCGCTTCCGGCTTTCCAGGCGAAAGGGCGGAGCTGGAACAGCCTAGAAGCGGATCAGAAACCATGATGCACGGCAGACGTCCGACCTGGAGCCCAAATGAACTTGCCACTCTCACCCGTCTGAGAGAGCAAGGCTTTCCCATGACGCTGATCTCCGAACGGCTCGGACGCAGCTACAAAGCGGTTTCCCACATGCTGGCGCGCCAGGCGCCCCAACTGATCCGCCGTCGCAAGCCAGGGCAGAAAACCCCCTCCAACCGCCCGCGCTCTGCACCTTGCAGCCCGCCAGGTCTGAACAAGGAAGGGACTGACAGGCAACTGGCCGCAGAGCGGCTTCCGCCTGGAGGCATTTACCGGCGCATTCCCGAAGGGCTGCAGCTTACAGCCCGCGAACGCGAGCAGGCCTATGATCCGGCCCCCCTGCCGGCAGGCCACCCCCTTACCCAGCGTCGCGTTCGTCTGTCACGCTTTCTCACGGCTGCCACCCTGGCGGGCAGTTCCAATACGGCTTCAGCTGACCTGCGGCCGGAATAAAACCTTAGGGGCCAGACTCAGGGCAGATCGAGCCCATGGCCGCGCAGCAGGAAGAGCATGCCATAAGCACGGTGGTCGGAAGGCACGTAGCCGACCGGATAACCATGCCGGTCGGTAACGCGCCCGCTCGGGTCAATGAAGCCGAGCCGTTGCCGACGCTCATTGGACACAAGGCCCTTACTGTTCATATGCGCCAGTTCGTACCCGCTGCCATCAAGCACGCGCGCCCGGTTCTTCCATGAGAGAGGCTGGCCGGGTTGCGGATTCCTGACGATACCGACCGGCAGATCATGACGGTCTGTCACCTTGCCCTCAGGTGTAACATGCCCGCTGATCATGCCCTGCGCGTTGAAAATGCGACCGTCGGGCGTGACATGCGGCGTGTAGCTCTGCACAGCACGGGCATGCGGGGCCGGGCTCAGTTCACGCTGTGACGCAGGTTGAGGCGTCTGAGCCTGCGCACTAATCCCGGTCGCTGTACAGGCCAGCAGAGAAAGCACAGCCCCTCGCGTCGCCCCGTTAATCCACAAATACGTTTCTGAGTGTTTACGTTTCACGCTTTCAACGTCCTTTACGGAGCAGACGGGACCTGCGGGCACGCACTTTCGCGCCCCCATGACGGGCTGGCTTGTGCCTGACCAAGGCCCTGCCCAGCCATGCGCTGCCCGCCAGCGTGGCTGCAGCACTGCCGGCCATCAGAACCGGATGACGGCGACAGGCCCCCTGAAGCAGCATGGTTGCAAAGGAGAGCATCACCTTCAGCCCCAGCTTGCTTTCACCGTGCCGGCGTTCACGGAACACCATCGGCACGTCATGGACCCGCAGCTTTTCGGAAGTGGGCATCATCATCGTCAGATCCAGCAGGATCTTGAAACCCCGCCCTGACAGCGCCGGAGCCACGGCTTCAAAACGGTGGCGCGGCAGGGCGAAGAAGCCGCTCATCGGGTCAGTCAGCGGCACGCCCAGCAACAGGCGGGCCAGCCAGGTTCCGCCTTGTGAGAGGCTCTGCCGCCAGCCATTGGCCAGCCCGTCCCGGCTGCCACCGCTCACGTAGCGACTGGCCACGCTGAGATCAGCCTCATCTTTCAGCAGAGCTTCGACCATCTCCTCCAGGCAGCTTTCATCATGCTGCAGGTCGCCATCCATCACCACCACCACCCGGGCCGAAGAGCTGAGCGCGCCTTCGATCACGGCTGAGGACAGCCCGCGCCGCCCGACCCGGCGCAGGCCGCGCACGCGCCCATCCTCAGCAGCCAGGCGTCGCACTTCTTCCATGGTGCCATCAGGAGAATTG is a genomic window containing:
- a CDS encoding polyprenol monophosphomannose synthase — encoded protein: MAHNPANRSATQERPSQGSPEVSIVVPCYNEVENVRPLVEAVERALPRHHWELIFVDDNSPDGTMEEVRRLAAEDGRVRGLRRVGRRGLSSAVIEGALSSSARVVVVMDGDLQHDESCLEEMVEALLKDEADLSVASRYVSGGSRDGLANGWRQSLSQGGTWLARLLLGVPLTDPMSGFFALPRHRFEAVAPALSGRGFKILLDLTMMMPTSEKLRVHDVPMVFRERRHGESKLGLKVMLSFATMLLQGACRRHPVLMAGSAAATLAGSAWLGRALVRHKPARHGGAKVRARRSRLLRKGR